One stretch of Acropora muricata isolate sample 2 chromosome 12, ASM3666990v1, whole genome shotgun sequence DNA includes these proteins:
- the LOC136891747 gene encoding neurotrimin-like isoform X5 — protein MIANPCEMQKDFRVCLVKASLLWSLAFLFVKDASSASYPQCYIMGKLTACPKNEETVNPNSTVPFNCSIKSGGTSNQNTTWKQVYDLETPKKCLVLKTGNSETRIYLARELELKFSSYYVEISENKGKNLSCEFTGRPRPQIVWHKVNNSTAIKAVITERETQQEDILITTSTLSIPGRSEFKGFYTCSATSRLDSGWSSTKQDTIEVEFLCPTGKIEAKGSRHVETNAFENISISCFVNEQAELGCDAFVWHFKNKTLKTDGKYRITKFEDIGDYCKKELKLEIINATENDEGDYRCQQSKCLPETWDSSDIIEINVRPAPENEPCSSHSNCTELTAEKEGIQKHQTQYGRCRRKRKSIYQLQLQRFQLGH, from the exons ATGATTGCTAACCCCTGTGAGATGCAAAAAGATTTTAGAGTTTGCCTCGTGAAAGCCTCTTTGCTTTGGTCCTTGGCGTTTCTCTTTGTGAAAG atGCGTCATCCGCCAGTTACCCACAATGCTACATCATGGGAAAATTGACTGCTTGTCCGAAGAACGAAGAGACAGTAAACCCAAATTCCACCGTCCCCTTCAACTGCTCAATCAAAAGTGGTGGAACATCAAACCAAAACACGACATGGAAGCAGGTGTATGATTTGGAGACACCCAAAAAGTGCTTGGTTTTGAAAACAGGAAATTCGGAGACACGTATATATTTGGCAA GAGAACTGGAACTTAAATTCAGTTCCTACTATGTGGAAATCAGCGAAAACAAGGGAAAGAATTTGAGTTGCGAGTTTACAGGAAGACCTCGACCGCAGATAGTTTGGCATAAGGTCAACAATTCAACTGCAATCAAGGCGGTGATCACGGAGCGGGAAACACAACAAGAAGATATCTTGATTACTACCAGTACTCTCTCTATTCCGGGCCGCTCCGAATTCAAGGGCTTTTACACATGTAGTGCAACAAGCAGGTTGGACAGTGGATGGTCGAGTACAAAACAGGACACTATTGAAGTGGAATTTTTGT GTCCCACAGGAAAAATAGAAGCCAAAGGGTCTCGGCATGTAGAAACGAACGCCTTTGAGAACATCAGTATAAGTTGTTTTGTTAACGAGCAGGCTGAGTTGGGATGTGATGCATTCGTTTGGCATTTCAAGAACAAGACATTAAAAACGGATGGAAAGTATAGGATAACAAAATTCGAAGACATTGGAGACTATTGCAAAAAAGAACTCAAACTCGAAATTATCAACGCGACGGAGAATGACGAAGGAGACTACCGTTGCCAGCAGTCAAAGTGCCTCCCTGAAACTTGGGATAGTTCTGATATAATCGAGATAAACGTGCGTCCGGCACCAG AAAATGAGCCTTGCAGTTCCCACAGCAATTGTACCGAGTTAACGGCAG AAAAGGAAGGCATACAAAAGCATCAAAC